One region of Desulfobacterales bacterium genomic DNA includes:
- a CDS encoding DUF4388 domain-containing protein has translation MELGVGGKIHGIGLSSFLQMVQMEKTSCTLKVSSHNNIGRLYLLDGNLIDAETNTKKELDAAYDIIGWEDSLIEIENHQKDRKKVINIPLMSLLMEGLRRKDEKKPEPENDSQEEKEPELEFDLDPNLTIDDYEDDDDFDLFDINKDTSIHAKDIGKEGETKKELYLIEKNLTKKNYWLVIEHAKKLGVIDNTLSKETKDLIEKAEAQRRDRFLLYYKKISTGQDPIVGTQLRKIANKIIDQLKNSDFKKARVILDSLDLPRSSIVKLAIQKIFRDSEDEQDLIDIISQECSKIVNSIEEIKNLRKLKEKDLSSLMNNIVTLMWEDVVKKHMIGSWATISHGCESMEDSEYNKVVEAAFEQLKNTDSKSIRQGLDGLGLQRASLLRMSLQRISRNSMDIKELKNTTKEEAGILSNSEELEALWKLKEKDKTPFISNIIYILWEEVTKRHMEKSWEILYN, from the coding sequence ATGGAACTTGGTGTCGGTGGTAAAATTCACGGAATAGGTCTTAGTTCTTTTCTTCAAATGGTTCAGATGGAAAAAACTTCTTGCACCTTAAAAGTAAGTTCACATAATAACATAGGTCGATTATATTTGTTAGATGGAAACTTAATTGATGCCGAAACAAATACAAAGAAAGAGCTTGATGCTGCGTATGATATTATAGGATGGGAAGATAGTTTAATTGAAATAGAAAATCATCAAAAAGATCGAAAAAAGGTAATAAATATACCTTTAATGTCTTTATTAATGGAAGGTTTAAGACGAAAAGATGAAAAAAAGCCAGAGCCTGAAAACGATAGTCAAGAAGAAAAAGAACCTGAATTAGAATTTGATTTAGATCCGAATCTTACTATAGATGATTATGAAGATGATGACGATTTTGATCTTTTTGATATTAATAAAGATACATCGATTCATGCAAAAGATATTGGAAAAGAAGGGGAAACAAAAAAAGAACTATATTTAATTGAAAAAAATTTAACTAAAAAGAATTACTGGTTAGTAATTGAACATGCAAAAAAATTGGGGGTGATTGATAATACACTATCTAAAGAGACTAAAGATTTAATTGAAAAAGCTGAAGCCCAGAGGCGAGATAGATTTTTGCTTTATTACAAAAAAATTTCTACAGGACAAGATCCAATTGTAGGCACTCAGCTTCGTAAGATTGCAAATAAAATTATAGATCAATTAAAGAATTCAGATTTTAAGAAAGCTAGAGTAATATTAGATTCCCTTGACCTTCCACGTTCGAGCATTGTTAAATTAGCTATTCAAAAAATATTTAGAGATTCAGAAGATGAGCAGGATTTAATCGATATAATTTCTCAGGAATGTTCAAAAATTGTCAACTCTATAGAAGAAATTAAAAATTTAAGAAAACTTAAAGAAAAAGATTTATCGAGCCTAATGAATAATATAGTTACTCTCATGTGGGAGGATGTTGTAAAAAAACATATGATAGGATCATGGGCAACTATATCCCACGGATGTGAATCTATGGAGGATAGCGAATATAATAAAGTTGTTGAAGCGGCATTTGAGCAACTTAAAAATACAGATTCCAAGTCAATTCGTCAGGGGTTAGACGGACTTGGTCTTCAGAGAGCAAGTTTATTAAGAATGAGTTTACAGAGAATTTCCCGGAATTCAATGGATATTAAAGAATTAAAAAATACCACTAAAGAAGAAGCTGGTATTCTTTCCAATTCCGAAGAACTGGAGGCTCTCTGGAAATTAAAAGAAAAAGATAAAACTCCTTTTATTAGCAATATTATTTATATCTTATGGGAAGAAGTAACTAAACGACACATGGAAAAATCATGGGAAATTCTATATAACTAA
- a CDS encoding transglutaminase domain-containing protein: protein MKKIIFYIVLLCSLPIFTFAENYIVNGEQKSNINYEMTQKIIPAKQTKKISLSYVVPQSFDSPTFKQNIKKSDFIFSPEPSKKEEKIDRHGNKIIEVNFLSPNQTISASVKINIENKLILKPIESKATFPLDKLPDDIKLYLSSTEQVPSTNDEIHAKAEEITNGAKNQFDAVQKILTWVIDHMHYVLNPESYDAMYSLKNGKGNCQNYSHLAAALMRSVGIPAKIVNGVTLKEPYEIVLQDSKLTVKLAEGRHSWIEVYFPDYGWVPFDPQSTNFFVSNRFIRIETGLDNNETCQDGLLRWTQPKGSTEKPKFEEIIASNFFSDEVHLSAERMNYGPKGMLLSPKMEVAFEKIPIKPPVELPEIIPEQTLKELKYTSKYIFGNLDFPENFNFLLAQGSIKEGDEGSMEMKKNFMVETAEYVTTQGRQYAQVFVLKKPMLLEKIGLALHKFGGNGQLWVELIGDEKNKLSKYVATSDIIFVDDMKYAAGYSWVDFDFTQSKVLISPGKYWIIFNFTGQPIINWFFSYGKPVGPQDGTRIKTIFDSEWNNFLSYEFNYKISGLIPEK from the coding sequence ATGAAAAAAATAATTTTTTATATCGTTTTATTATGTAGTTTACCAATTTTTACATTTGCTGAAAATTATATTGTAAATGGTGAGCAAAAATCTAACATTAATTATGAAATGACTCAAAAAATAATTCCGGCAAAACAAACAAAAAAAATTAGTTTAAGCTATGTTGTTCCACAATCTTTTGATTCACCAACCTTTAAACAAAACATTAAAAAATCAGATTTTATTTTCTCTCCAGAGCCTTCAAAAAAAGAAGAAAAAATTGATCGGCATGGTAATAAAATAATTGAAGTAAATTTTTTATCCCCTAATCAAACTATATCAGCGTCAGTAAAGATTAATATTGAGAATAAACTTATTTTAAAACCTATAGAATCTAAAGCTACCTTTCCCCTTGATAAATTACCTGATGATATAAAACTGTATCTTTCATCAACAGAACAAGTGCCTTCTACAAATGATGAAATCCATGCTAAAGCTGAAGAAATAACAAATGGTGCAAAAAATCAGTTTGATGCTGTTCAAAAAATTCTAACATGGGTAATTGATCATATGCATTATGTACTTAACCCAGAAAGTTATGATGCAATGTATTCTCTTAAGAATGGTAAAGGCAATTGCCAGAATTATTCCCACCTTGCTGCCGCTTTAATGAGATCAGTCGGTATTCCAGCTAAAATTGTAAATGGAGTGACATTAAAAGAACCTTACGAAATAGTTTTACAAGACTCAAAACTCACTGTCAAGCTTGCTGAAGGCCGTCATTCCTGGATTGAAGTTTATTTTCCTGATTATGGATGGGTTCCTTTTGACCCCCAAAGCACTAATTTTTTTGTAAGTAACCGATTCATAAGAATAGAAACTGGATTAGATAATAATGAAACCTGCCAAGACGGATTATTAAGATGGACTCAACCTAAAGGTTCTACTGAAAAGCCAAAATTTGAAGAAATCATAGCATCTAATTTTTTTTCTGATGAAGTACATTTATCCGCTGAAAGAATGAATTATGGTCCAAAAGGTATGCTTTTGTCCCCAAAAATGGAAGTTGCTTTTGAAAAAATACCCATAAAGCCTCCTGTGGAATTACCAGAAATAATACCTGAACAAACCCTTAAGGAACTAAAATATACGTCAAAATATATTTTTGGAAATTTAGACTTTCCAGAAAATTTTAATTTTCTTCTTGCTCAAGGCTCTATTAAAGAAGGAGATGAGGGCTCAATGGAGATGAAAAAAAATTTTATGGTGGAAACTGCTGAATATGTTACAACCCAAGGTCGGCAGTATGCTCAAGTATTTGTATTAAAAAAGCCTATGCTTTTAGAAAAAATCGGACTCGCCCTCCATAAATTTGGAGGAAACGGCCAGTTATGGGTCGAACTTATTGGAGATGAGAAAAATAAGCTATCAAAATATGTAGCTACAAGTGACATAATTTTTGTTGATGATATGAAATATGCTGCTGGTTATTCATGGGTTGATTTTGATTTTACTCAATCAAAAGTCTTGATATCTCCTGGAAAATATTGGATCATATTTAACTTTACTGGACAGCCTATCATTAATTGGTTTTTTTCCTACGGAAAACCAGTAGGGCCTCAAGATGGAACAAGGATAAAAACTATTTTTGATAGTGAATGGAATAATTTTTTATCCTATGAATTTAATTACAAAATTTCAGGACTTATTCCTGAAAAATAA
- the grpE gene encoding nucleotide exchange factor GrpE: MSDIKEVTADDIEEKQDVTIPDDNSELSEDRSSSGRAAYEESFAVPYEELAQKNNEDIVIIMDKLDSLNDQFNTQINQVISEFNDKIKYDAHKDKIIDDLHKELQDYKNNLVKSHFKSTILDLIKIIDDIRKMISYYKDHEATPEESIKLLSFVESIPPDLENIISWLGVESFISEGNFDASKQRILKKIEIDDKLKDKTIAESLRPGYEWEGKVIRPEMVAVYQYKDKEI, from the coding sequence ATGAGTGATATTAAAGAAGTGACCGCAGATGATATTGAAGAAAAACAAGATGTAACAATACCTGATGATAACTCTGAACTTTCCGAAGACAGGTCAAGTTCAGGTAGAGCCGCTTATGAAGAAAGTTTCGCTGTGCCATATGAAGAATTAGCTCAAAAAAACAATGAAGATATTGTAATTATTATGGACAAACTTGATAGTCTAAATGATCAATTCAATACACAGATAAATCAGGTAATCAGTGAATTTAATGATAAAATTAAATATGATGCCCATAAAGATAAGATAATTGACGACCTTCACAAAGAACTACAAGATTATAAAAATAATCTTGTAAAATCTCATTTTAAAAGTACAATATTAGACTTGATTAAAATTATTGATGATATTAGAAAAATGATTAGCTATTATAAGGATCATGAAGCAACTCCTGAAGAATCAATTAAATTACTTAGCTTTGTTGAATCTATCCCTCCTGATCTTGAAAACATAATTTCATGGCTTGGAGTCGAATCTTTTATATCAGAGGGCAACTTTGATGCAAGCAAACAAAGAATTCTAAAAAAAATTGAAATAGATGATAAATTAAAAGATAAAACTATTGCTGAAAGTTTGCGTCCGGGTTATGAATGGGAAGGAAAAGTTATTCGGCCTGAAATGGTTGCGGTTTATCAATATAAAGATAAAGAAATTTAA
- a CDS encoding Hsp70 family protein gives MKTIYGIDLGTTYSSIAYVDDFGKAVIIPNAENQPVTPSVVFFDGDTVVVGDVAKESSKLYPEEVVSYIKRSMGDPNYIFEYNNKYYKPEEISSYIIKKVIIDAEQYLNEKITDIVITCPAYFGINERESTRMAGEIAGYNVRQIINEPTAAAIAYGTVESNERKVVLVYDLGGGTFDITLIEIQPDSIEVICTGGDHNLGGKDWDDRIVASFVQEFQRLTNTDEDILDDPDTCQDLQLSAEKSKKVLSQRDRTTVSVTHGGERVKVDLTREKFEEVTRDLLERTIAFTHDMLDEAKKKGYNTFDEIILVGGSTRMPQVPLRIKQEFGMDPKMFDPDGAVAKGAAIYGWKLSLNDGMIKKLAEKTSKKTNEIDLESVTATRVKEVAKEIASETGYTLAAVERANIKIKDVTSKSFGVVVRNPQNIDIIFNLILKNTSVPAECKKTFHTGVANQDTVLIRIMEDEISEQKIDIKNAVEIGTAILSLPPSLPADMPIDIYFKLNKEGRLQITAVEGTESRSVNAVIETTSVISGKELEEAKVRCQSIVIH, from the coding sequence ATGAAAACAATTTATGGGATTGATTTAGGAACAACCTATTCATCTATAGCTTATGTTGACGACTTCGGAAAAGCTGTAATAATTCCGAATGCAGAAAATCAGCCCGTTACTCCGTCTGTAGTTTTTTTTGATGGAGACACGGTTGTTGTTGGAGATGTGGCTAAAGAAAGTTCTAAATTATATCCAGAAGAAGTGGTAAGTTATATTAAACGTTCCATGGGGGATCCGAATTACATATTTGAATATAACAATAAATATTATAAGCCTGAAGAAATTTCTTCATACATTATAAAAAAAGTTATTATTGATGCTGAACAATATCTTAATGAGAAAATAACGGATATAGTTATTACCTGCCCCGCATATTTTGGAATCAATGAAAGAGAATCTACCAGAATGGCTGGAGAAATTGCAGGGTATAATGTTCGTCAAATAATTAATGAGCCTACAGCGGCGGCTATTGCTTATGGAACAGTAGAATCAAACGAAAGAAAAGTCGTTTTAGTGTATGATCTCGGAGGCGGTACTTTTGATATTACCCTTATTGAAATTCAGCCCGATTCAATTGAAGTTATCTGTACTGGAGGAGATCATAATTTAGGCGGCAAAGACTGGGACGACAGGATTGTAGCTTCTTTTGTTCAAGAGTTTCAAAGACTTACAAATACTGATGAAGATATATTAGATGATCCTGATACATGCCAAGACCTACAGCTTTCCGCTGAAAAATCAAAAAAAGTTTTAAGCCAGAGAGATAGAACTACTGTATCAGTTACCCATGGAGGTGAAAGAGTTAAAGTCGATTTAACAAGGGAAAAGTTTGAAGAAGTTACAAGAGACCTTCTTGAAAGAACTATCGCTTTTACACACGATATGCTTGATGAAGCAAAAAAGAAAGGTTATAATACATTTGATGAAATAATTCTTGTTGGAGGATCTACCCGTATGCCTCAAGTTCCATTAAGGATAAAACAAGAATTTGGAATGGATCCCAAAATGTTTGACCCTGATGGAGCAGTAGCAAAAGGAGCTGCTATTTACGGATGGAAGCTGTCCTTAAATGATGGTATGATAAAAAAACTCGCTGAAAAAACATCGAAAAAAACTAATGAAATTGACCTTGAATCGGTTACCGCTACTAGAGTAAAAGAAGTCGCAAAAGAAATAGCTTCAGAAACAGGATATACTCTCGCAGCAGTAGAAAGAGCTAACATTAAAATCAAAGATGTAACAAGCAAAAGTTTTGGGGTAGTTGTTCGTAATCCTCAAAATATTGACATAATTTTTAACCTTATACTAAAAAATACATCTGTTCCTGCTGAATGCAAAAAAACTTTCCATACAGGTGTAGCTAATCAAGACACAGTTCTTATAAGGATTATGGAAGACGAAATAAGCGAACAAAAAATAGACATTAAGAATGCTGTAGAAATTGGAACAGCTATTTTGTCTTTGCCTCCAAGTCTTCCCGCTGATATGCCGATAGATATTTATTTCAAACTTAATAAAGAAGGCCGCTTACAGATAACTGCTGTTGAAGGAACTGAATCGCGCTCAGTTAATGCTGTCATTGAAACAACTTCAGTTATTAGCGGAAAAGAACTTGAAGAAGCAAAAGTAAGATGCCAAAGCATTGTAATTCATTAA
- a CDS encoding DUF1566 domain-containing protein, with protein MDRDNFYILLELSIDPPENNPTVIVTAIKKKQSEWSRFRNHPTKALQAKQYIGLLPEIKKVMSDAELRAKEARDAKKILAEKEKGKVIELDKHLKITLSKGFITNEEIAQLAKIHSLPENDIRDRIEQKKQEKLLEMDKQLALKMSKGYITEDEIVRLAKLHIISEEEVRSRVTCPIEKTAKGISSKVKPLDKALEKGISENLRIIGKASLYDFLDMSPSSSIEILQRASKERESEILKVRSKDANITASGILAGHCIAIFKSEETKASYDITIASYHYTELNTVIDVAGMDGKIRSEYLSELIKTGLELGMDEEEAKDYIIDYAKQKGWEIISDIQDTKIGVNIQKILKIFFYIAFLLSFVGGLAYVGVSYYLNKKQMDAEYKNLILTVDKKPDLEVKQKLLQDYINSHEQSDYTINAKEKINQITKNIEDRDFKEYFEKAENDIKNNQYETAYKPLHEFSNKYPNSPYIAKIKTKIDEVAVLIDKRDFTIAKELTTIEPDIKIKSYFDYLTKHPNGKYKNEINQLIYNMNEEYYIFVKNKIEEYGKTEEWEKCIEISQNYIDIYVNNKRCIELFESQNIYYERLKYRKIFEGLVEKAEGFGTDYKSAKQVFTDYLQAYSKSPITEKINKHLEIIAANEELKRREQAKEKVRAAIKKSFENRFIENNDSILTDKKTGLMWYILDSSLELGKCINYKDAQAYIKSLNIGGYTDWRIPNINELKGVLNNNLELPVRNEKWYWTSNNFMRFADGWKYEVVDVLKKVENNWVREQFNSSECGAVQAVRP; from the coding sequence ATGGATAGAGATAATTTTTATATTCTTTTAGAACTTTCTATTGATCCGCCTGAGAATAACCCAACAGTAATTGTTACTGCGATCAAGAAGAAACAAAGTGAATGGAGTAGATTTCGTAATCATCCAACAAAAGCTCTTCAAGCAAAACAATATATTGGTTTGCTTCCAGAAATAAAAAAAGTAATGAGTGATGCTGAACTTAGAGCAAAGGAAGCTCGCGATGCAAAAAAAATACTCGCTGAAAAAGAAAAGGGAAAAGTTATTGAGCTCGATAAGCATCTTAAAATTACATTAAGCAAAGGCTTTATAACGAACGAAGAGATAGCACAACTTGCAAAAATCCATTCTCTTCCTGAAAATGATATTCGAGATAGAATTGAACAAAAGAAGCAAGAAAAACTATTAGAAATGGACAAGCAGCTCGCTCTCAAAATGAGTAAAGGCTATATTACTGAAGATGAAATAGTTAGACTTGCTAAGCTTCACATTATTTCTGAAGAAGAGGTTCGATCTAGAGTTACTTGTCCAATAGAAAAAACAGCTAAAGGCATCTCCAGTAAAGTAAAACCCCTTGATAAAGCTCTTGAAAAAGGTATTAGCGAAAATTTAAGAATTATTGGAAAAGCTTCCCTTTATGATTTTCTTGATATGTCTCCATCTTCATCTATTGAAATACTCCAAAGGGCTTCAAAAGAAAGGGAATCTGAAATACTTAAAGTACGAAGCAAAGATGCCAATATAACTGCGAGTGGGATTTTGGCTGGTCATTGCATAGCGATATTCAAATCTGAAGAAACAAAAGCTTCCTATGATATTACTATAGCCTCATATCATTATACAGAATTAAATACAGTAATTGATGTAGCAGGAATGGATGGAAAAATAAGATCGGAATATCTGAGCGAACTTATAAAAACTGGTCTTGAACTTGGAATGGACGAAGAAGAAGCTAAAGATTACATAATAGATTATGCAAAACAAAAAGGTTGGGAAATTATTTCAGATATACAAGACACAAAAATAGGAGTAAATATACAAAAAATTCTCAAGATATTTTTTTATATTGCTTTTCTATTATCCTTTGTTGGAGGTCTTGCTTACGTTGGAGTATCCTATTATCTTAATAAGAAACAAATGGATGCCGAATATAAAAACCTTATCTTAACCGTGGATAAAAAACCAGACTTAGAGGTTAAACAAAAACTTCTTCAAGATTATATTAATTCCCATGAACAAAGCGACTATACAATTAATGCTAAAGAAAAAATAAATCAAATAACTAAAAATATAGAAGACAGAGATTTTAAAGAATATTTTGAAAAAGCTGAAAATGATATAAAAAATAATCAATATGAAACAGCTTATAAACCACTTCATGAATTTAGCAATAAATATCCTAACAGTCCATATATTGCTAAAATAAAAACAAAGATTGATGAAGTTGCCGTCTTAATAGATAAAAGAGATTTTACAATCGCAAAGGAATTAACAACAATTGAGCCTGATATAAAAATTAAAAGCTATTTTGATTATTTAACTAAACATCCTAATGGGAAATATAAAAACGAAATTAATCAGCTAATCTACAACATGAACGAAGAATATTACATCTTCGTAAAAAACAAAATAGAAGAATATGGAAAAACCGAAGAATGGGAAAAATGTATAGAAATATCTCAAAATTATATAGATATATATGTTAATAACAAAAGATGCATTGAATTATTTGAATCTCAAAACATCTATTATGAACGGCTAAAATACAGAAAAATATTTGAAGGACTCGTCGAAAAAGCTGAAGGATTTGGAACAGATTATAAATCTGCAAAACAAGTATTTACAGATTATTTACAGGCTTATTCTAAATCACCAATAACGGAAAAAATCAATAAGCACTTAGAAATTATTGCCGCAAACGAAGAATTGAAAAGAAGAGAACAAGCTAAAGAAAAAGTAAGAGCTGCCATAAAAAAAAGCTTTGAAAACCGTTTTATTGAAAACAACGACAGTATTCTTACTGATAAAAAAACAGGACTTATGTGGTATATTTTAGATTCAAGCTTAGAACTTGGAAAATGCATTAATTATAAAGACGCACAAGCATATATTAAAAGCCTAAATATAGGAGGATATACTGATTGGCGAATTCCAAACATAAATGAACTTAAAGGGGTATTGAATAACAATTTAGAATTACCTGTAAGAAACGAAAAATGGTATTGGACATCAAATAATTTTATGAGATTTGCAGATGGGTGGAAATATGAAGTAGTTGATGTATTAAAAAAAGTAGAAAATAATTGGGTAAGGGAGCAATTTAATTCTTCTGAATGCGGGGCAGTTCAAGCGGTAAGGCCATAA